One Georgenia wutianyii DNA segment encodes these proteins:
- a CDS encoding cytochrome ubiquinol oxidase subunit I translates to MEALDLARWQFGITTVYHFILVPLTIGLSTLVAIMHTAWVRTGKAEWHRLTKFFGKLLLINFALGVATGIVQEFQFGMNWSEYSRYVGDIFGAPLAIEALAAFFLESTFLGLWIFGEGKLPKWLHNACIWAVAVGTTLSAYWILAANSWMQHPVGAVFNEETGRAELDGVQGFFEVMTNNTLVAAFTHTITAAFLVAGTFVAGICGWWIVRTVRAGKREEAASVWRRGAYVGLVTMLIAGVGVIGTGDVQGKLMYQQQPGKMAAAEAVCEGGEGVGFSLLSVGLPGSNDCENVDHVLEVPFLTSFLGTGSFTGPDSYLPGVKDVQEQQMELYGDLPGVTADTEFYPNLFVTFWSFRLMIGLGVFSAALAVAGLWLLRKGKVTDSTWFSRLCLVALPMPFLASSFGWIFTEMGRQPWVVHPNPASPVDQVLLLTTDGVSTVVSGGTVLLSLTIFTLLYAALGVVWFLLMRRYVREGVTPVEPPTADQPEPTLSFAY, encoded by the coding sequence GTGGAAGCGCTCGACCTCGCCCGCTGGCAGTTCGGTATCACGACCGTCTACCACTTCATCCTCGTCCCCTTGACGATCGGCCTCTCCACGCTCGTCGCGATCATGCACACCGCGTGGGTGCGCACCGGCAAGGCCGAGTGGCACCGGCTGACGAAGTTCTTCGGCAAGCTCCTCCTCATCAACTTCGCCCTCGGCGTCGCCACCGGCATCGTCCAGGAGTTCCAGTTCGGCATGAACTGGTCGGAGTACTCCCGCTACGTCGGCGACATCTTCGGCGCCCCGCTCGCCATCGAGGCCCTCGCGGCGTTCTTCCTCGAGTCCACCTTCCTCGGGCTGTGGATCTTCGGTGAGGGCAAGCTGCCCAAGTGGCTGCACAACGCCTGCATCTGGGCGGTGGCCGTGGGCACGACGCTCTCCGCCTACTGGATCCTCGCCGCGAACTCGTGGATGCAGCACCCGGTCGGCGCGGTCTTCAACGAGGAGACCGGGCGGGCCGAGCTCGACGGCGTCCAGGGCTTCTTCGAGGTGATGACGAACAACACCCTCGTCGCCGCCTTCACCCACACGATCACCGCCGCCTTCCTCGTCGCCGGCACCTTCGTCGCCGGCATCTGCGGCTGGTGGATCGTGCGCACGGTGCGCGCGGGCAAGCGTGAGGAGGCCGCGTCGGTGTGGCGGCGCGGCGCCTACGTCGGCCTCGTCACCATGCTCATCGCCGGTGTCGGCGTCATCGGCACCGGCGACGTCCAGGGCAAGCTCATGTACCAGCAGCAGCCCGGCAAGATGGCCGCTGCCGAGGCGGTGTGCGAGGGGGGCGAGGGCGTCGGCTTCTCGCTGCTGTCGGTCGGCCTGCCGGGCAGCAACGACTGCGAGAACGTCGACCACGTCCTCGAGGTCCCCTTCCTCACCTCCTTCCTCGGCACCGGCAGCTTCACCGGCCCGGACTCCTACCTGCCCGGCGTCAAGGACGTCCAGGAGCAGCAGATGGAGCTCTACGGCGACCTGCCGGGCGTCACCGCGGACACCGAGTTCTACCCGAACCTCTTCGTCACCTTCTGGAGCTTCCGGCTGATGATCGGGCTCGGCGTCTTCTCGGCGGCGCTCGCCGTCGCCGGGCTCTGGCTGCTGCGCAAGGGCAAGGTCACCGACTCCACCTGGTTCTCCCGCCTGTGCCTCGTCGCGCTGCCCATGCCCTTCCTCGCCTCGAGCTTCGGGTGGATCTTCACCGAGATGGGACGTCAGCCGTGGGTGGTCCACCCCAACCCGGCCAGCCCGGTGGACCAGGTGCTCCTGCTCACCACCGACGGCGTCTCGACCGTCGTGTCCGGGGGCACGGTCCTGCTCTCCCTCACGATCTTCACCCTGCTGTACGCCGCCCTCGGGGTCGTGTGGTTCCTCCTCATGCGCCGGTACGTCCGTGAGGGCGTGACGCCGGTCGAGCCACCGACAGCCGACCAGCCCGAGCCCACCCTGTCCTTCGCGTACTGA
- the cydB gene encoding cytochrome d ubiquinol oxidase subunit II has protein sequence MDLPLLWFLLIAVLWTGYLALEGFDFGVGMLLRPFARDERERRVMLRTIGPVWDGNEVWLLTAGGATFAAFPEWYATMFSGMYLPLFIILIALIVRICALEWRAKINDPTWRDRWDWGLTFSSWIPSILWGVAFANLVQGMEIEVVDGSHQLTGGLLSLLTPFTLLGGLVTLGLFLTHGAIFTALKTAGPIHERAVTLAYRLAAPSAVVSLVWVLWAQFSYSENSFSLIPAVVAAASLIGVVVATRLEREGWAFALHMLAIVGAVAFIFCAMFPNVMRSSLDPAASLTIADAAATQATLTVMSVVALIFVPIVLAYQAWTYWVFRKRVWAGDIVGDEGLHPKEERSFEATGSASG, from the coding sequence GTGGACCTCCCCCTGCTGTGGTTCCTGCTCATCGCCGTCCTGTGGACGGGGTACCTCGCTCTCGAGGGCTTCGACTTCGGTGTCGGCATGCTCCTGCGCCCCTTCGCCCGGGACGAGCGTGAGCGGCGCGTCATGCTCCGCACCATCGGCCCGGTGTGGGACGGCAACGAGGTGTGGCTGCTCACCGCGGGCGGCGCGACGTTCGCCGCCTTCCCCGAGTGGTACGCGACCATGTTCTCCGGCATGTACCTGCCGCTGTTCATCATCCTCATCGCCCTCATCGTGCGGATCTGTGCCCTGGAGTGGCGGGCCAAGATCAACGACCCGACGTGGCGCGACCGCTGGGACTGGGGCCTGACCTTCAGCTCGTGGATCCCCTCGATCCTCTGGGGCGTGGCCTTCGCCAACCTCGTCCAGGGCATGGAGATCGAGGTCGTCGACGGCAGCCACCAGCTCACCGGTGGGCTGCTGTCCCTCCTCACGCCGTTCACCCTGCTCGGCGGCCTGGTGACGCTCGGGCTCTTCCTCACCCACGGTGCGATCTTCACCGCGCTCAAGACCGCGGGCCCGATCCACGAGCGCGCCGTCACCCTGGCCTACCGCCTCGCGGCGCCGTCCGCGGTCGTCTCGCTCGTGTGGGTGCTGTGGGCGCAGTTCTCCTACTCGGAGAACTCCTTCTCCCTCATCCCGGCCGTCGTCGCCGCCGCGAGCCTCATCGGCGTCGTCGTCGCGACCAGGCTCGAGCGTGAGGGCTGGGCCTTCGCCCTCCACATGCTCGCCATCGTCGGCGCCGTCGCGTTCATCTTCTGCGCGATGTTCCCCAACGTCATGCGGTCCTCCCTGGACCCGGCGGCCTCGCTCACCATCGCCGACGCCGCCGCGACCCAGGCGACCCTCACCGTGATGAGCGTCGTCGCCCTGATCTTCGTGCCGATCGTCCTGGCCTACCAGGCGTGGACCTACTGGGTCTTCCGCAAGCGGGTGTGGGCCGGTGACATCGTCGGGGACGAGGGGCTGCACCCCAAGGAGGAGCGCAGCTTCGAGGCGACGGGCAGCGCGTCGGGCTGA
- a CDS encoding Rne/Rng family ribonuclease, which produces MTTTPDSESTQPVEKPKRRRVTRATAAPTTAQPTEAQPAETQPAQAQPTDGQATETKAAPRKRAPRKTAPKPAAETPAAETPAADSPAADAPAADAAVQTDVPAPARKRAPRTRKPAAAEATPEQAPAAAEESPAAAEAPAARKPRTRRAAAPAQAPADTPAEESAEPAPKRAATTRRRTTKPVAAADAPEAPAAEVTEAPAAEAATDTPAAPKRAPRSRARKQPAAEEAAPEEAVAEQSAEAAADAPATRTPAARRSRARKPEAEVAAEAPATDAEPTAAEETPAPRRRRAARSAEQTIDVLAEFSAPGQLAEQAEEDEDAEEVEEAAEVRLPATALLFQAPEPRARRRVRTDAGAPRKRAAAADAEAPAADAEAPAAAPEQPAAVTEADEETIEAPEDAEAPETTDGEGSGQRRRRRRGGRGRRNRGGGREDSAEESTDESTDDEDEQDETAAPDVESESETESSDDEGTDGDDETDDDGSASSRRRRRRRRSGSSARAADDGSATSREGRAARDEITALKGSTRLEAKRQRRREGRDAGRRRTTITEAEFLARREAVDRSMIVRERDGRTQIAVLEDGVLVEHYVARETQTSIVGNVYLGRVQNVLPSMEAAFVDLGKGRNAVLYAGEVNWDAVGMSGQPRRIEQALSPGDPVLVQVTKDPIGHKGARLTAQVTLAGRFLVLVPSGAMTGISRKLPENERTRLKKILKQVVPEGSGVIVRTAAEGASEEQLRADVERLTALWEDIQAKAKAAKSAPVLLKGEPELAVRVVRDVFNEDFGSLVVSGDGAWQTISSYVRELSPDLVDRMHHWTHRADVFAEYRIDEQLAKGMDRKVYLPSGGSLVIDRTEAMTVVDVNTGKFTGSGGTLEETVTKNNLEAAEEIVRQLRLRDIGGIIVIDFIDMVLESNRDLVLRRLVECLGRDRTRHQVAEVTSLGLVQMTRKRVGQGLVEAFSEPCEHCGGRGFIVHDHPVEKGGSGGDNGGDGGSRRRRGRGGRSAETAEGGDEQESQAAREAVKATLATIAAAAAQAHSDKPAHRTAYAEPEQEPETGSTPDAAPEPEQASEPGATPEPEATPEPEVTPEPAQAAPARGSRRGSGARGGRRGTTPAIELPEPVRETTPTVELPAAVDATSRKVEDVKASLDALAAALPNGHGEPAAPAPAEAQVQVEADEPAAEEPSTAEQPAAAEPVAAEPVAEPVPAEEPAAAPVPSEEPAAEEPPAEQPSTGRKRRHRRVTSGGPITA; this is translated from the coding sequence ATGACCACGACACCAGACTCCGAGTCGACCCAGCCGGTGGAGAAGCCCAAGCGACGCCGGGTCACCCGGGCCACGGCGGCACCGACGACGGCGCAGCCGACCGAGGCCCAGCCCGCCGAGACGCAGCCCGCCCAGGCCCAGCCCACCGACGGCCAGGCCACCGAGACCAAGGCCGCCCCGCGCAAGCGCGCGCCCCGCAAGACGGCGCCGAAGCCGGCCGCCGAGACCCCGGCCGCCGAGACGCCGGCTGCCGACAGCCCGGCCGCCGACGCGCCGGCTGCGGACGCCGCCGTGCAGACCGACGTGCCCGCTCCCGCGCGCAAGCGCGCTCCCCGGACCCGCAAGCCGGCCGCCGCCGAGGCGACCCCCGAGCAGGCCCCGGCAGCCGCCGAGGAGAGCCCGGCAGCCGCCGAGGCCCCGGCCGCCCGCAAGCCGCGGACGCGCAGGGCCGCCGCCCCGGCGCAGGCGCCCGCCGACACCCCGGCCGAGGAGAGTGCGGAGCCGGCGCCGAAGCGCGCCGCGACCACCCGCCGCCGTACGACCAAGCCCGTCGCCGCTGCCGACGCGCCCGAGGCGCCCGCCGCCGAGGTCACCGAGGCACCCGCCGCCGAGGCGGCCACCGACACTCCGGCCGCTCCCAAGCGCGCGCCGCGCAGCCGCGCCCGCAAGCAGCCCGCCGCCGAGGAGGCGGCGCCCGAGGAGGCCGTGGCCGAGCAGTCGGCCGAGGCCGCCGCCGACGCGCCCGCGACGCGGACGCCCGCCGCCCGACGCAGCCGCGCGAGGAAGCCCGAGGCCGAGGTCGCCGCGGAGGCGCCCGCCACGGACGCCGAGCCGACCGCCGCCGAGGAGACCCCGGCCCCGCGCCGTCGTCGGGCCGCCCGCAGCGCGGAGCAGACGATCGACGTGCTCGCCGAGTTCAGCGCCCCGGGCCAGCTCGCGGAGCAGGCCGAGGAGGACGAGGACGCCGAGGAGGTCGAGGAGGCAGCCGAGGTGCGCCTGCCGGCCACCGCGCTGCTCTTCCAGGCACCGGAGCCGCGGGCCCGCCGCCGGGTGCGCACCGACGCCGGCGCGCCGCGCAAGCGCGCCGCCGCCGCTGATGCCGAGGCACCCGCCGCTGATGCCGAGGCACCCGCCGCTGCTCCCGAGCAGCCGGCCGCGGTGACCGAGGCGGACGAGGAGACGATCGAGGCCCCGGAGGACGCCGAGGCACCGGAGACCACCGACGGTGAGGGGAGCGGCCAGCGCCGTCGCCGTCGCCGCGGTGGCCGTGGCCGCCGCAACCGCGGGGGTGGCCGGGAGGACTCCGCCGAGGAGTCCACCGACGAGTCCACCGACGACGAGGACGAGCAGGACGAGACGGCCGCGCCGGACGTCGAGTCCGAGTCCGAGACCGAGTCCTCCGACGACGAGGGGACCGACGGCGACGACGAGACCGACGACGACGGCTCGGCCTCCAGCCGTCGCCGCCGCCGTCGCCGCCGGAGCGGGTCGAGCGCCCGCGCCGCCGACGACGGCTCGGCGACCTCTCGCGAGGGCCGCGCCGCCCGCGACGAGATCACCGCCCTCAAGGGCTCCACCCGCCTGGAGGCCAAGCGTCAGCGCCGCCGGGAGGGCCGCGACGCGGGCCGCCGCCGCACGACGATCACCGAGGCCGAGTTCCTCGCCCGCCGTGAGGCCGTCGACCGCTCCATGATCGTGCGCGAGCGTGACGGCCGTACCCAGATCGCCGTCCTCGAGGACGGCGTGCTCGTCGAGCACTACGTGGCCCGCGAGACGCAGACCTCGATCGTCGGCAACGTCTACCTCGGCCGCGTGCAGAACGTGCTGCCGAGCATGGAGGCCGCCTTCGTCGACCTCGGCAAGGGCCGCAACGCCGTCCTGTACGCCGGTGAGGTCAACTGGGACGCGGTCGGCATGTCCGGCCAGCCCCGCCGCATCGAGCAGGCGCTGAGCCCCGGCGACCCCGTGCTCGTCCAGGTCACCAAGGACCCGATCGGGCACAAGGGCGCGCGCCTCACCGCGCAGGTCACCCTCGCCGGGCGCTTCCTCGTCCTCGTGCCCTCCGGCGCGATGACCGGCATCTCCCGCAAGCTGCCCGAGAACGAGCGCACCCGGCTCAAGAAGATCCTCAAGCAGGTCGTGCCCGAGGGCTCCGGCGTCATCGTGCGCACGGCGGCCGAGGGTGCGAGTGAGGAGCAGCTGCGCGCCGACGTCGAGCGCCTCACCGCGCTGTGGGAGGACATCCAGGCCAAGGCGAAGGCAGCGAAGAGCGCCCCGGTGCTCCTCAAGGGCGAGCCCGAGCTCGCCGTGCGCGTGGTCCGCGACGTCTTCAACGAGGACTTCGGCTCGCTCGTCGTCTCCGGTGACGGGGCGTGGCAGACGATCTCCTCCTACGTCCGCGAGCTGTCCCCGGACCTCGTGGACCGGATGCACCACTGGACCCACCGCGCCGACGTCTTCGCCGAGTACCGCATCGACGAGCAGCTGGCCAAGGGCATGGACCGCAAGGTCTACCTGCCCTCCGGCGGGTCGCTCGTCATCGACCGCACCGAGGCGATGACGGTCGTCGACGTCAACACCGGCAAGTTCACCGGCTCGGGCGGCACGCTCGAGGAGACGGTGACGAAGAACAACCTCGAGGCCGCCGAGGAGATCGTCCGCCAGCTCCGGCTGCGCGACATCGGCGGCATCATCGTCATCGACTTCATCGACATGGTCCTCGAGTCCAACCGGGACCTCGTGCTCCGTCGCCTCGTCGAGTGTCTCGGCCGCGACCGCACGCGTCACCAGGTCGCCGAGGTCACCTCCCTCGGGCTCGTCCAGATGACCCGCAAGCGGGTGGGCCAGGGCCTCGTCGAGGCGTTCAGCGAGCCGTGCGAGCACTGTGGCGGCCGCGGGTTCATCGTCCACGACCACCCGGTGGAGAAGGGCGGCTCCGGCGGCGACAACGGGGGCGACGGCGGCAGCCGGCGACGCCGCGGACGCGGAGGACGTTCCGCGGAGACCGCCGAGGGTGGGGACGAGCAGGAGTCGCAGGCCGCCCGCGAGGCGGTCAAGGCCACGCTCGCGACCATCGCGGCCGCAGCGGCCCAGGCCCACTCGGACAAGCCCGCCCACCGGACGGCGTACGCCGAGCCCGAGCAGGAGCCCGAGACCGGGTCCACCCCCGACGCCGCGCCCGAGCCGGAGCAGGCCTCCGAGCCCGGGGCCACCCCCGAGCCCGAGGCCACCCCCGAGCCCGAGGTCACGCCCGAGCCCGCGCAGGCCGCCCCGGCGCGCGGGTCCAGGCGGGGCTCCGGTGCCCGCGGCGGCAGGCGCGGGACGACGCCCGCGATCGAGCTGCCCGAGCCCGTGCGGGAGACCACGCCCACCGTGGAGCTCCCCGCCGCGGTCGACGCGACCAGCCGGAAGGTCGAGGACGTCAAGGCGAGCCTCGACGCGCTGGCGGCCGCGCTGCCCAACGGACACGGCGAGCCCGCCGCCCCGGCCCCCGCCGAGGCGCAGGTCCAGGTGGAGGCCGACGAGCCCGCCGCCGAGGAGCCGAGCACGGCCGAGCAGCCTGCTGCAGCCGAGCCCGTCGCCGCCGAGCCGGTCGCCGAGCCGGTGCCCGCCGAGGAGCCGGCAGCCGCGCCGGTGCCCTCGGAGGAGCCGGCCGCGGAGGAGCCGCCGGCCGAGCAGCCCTCCACCGGACGCAAGCGGCGCCACCGCCGCGTGACCTCCGGCGGGCCGATCACGGCCTGA
- the cydC gene encoding thiol reductant ABC exporter subunit CydC, which produces MSSVVALTPAERRALRRAVDLLDLNRWRFVLAVLAGTAGLGSAVALSATSAWLIARASQMPPVLELGVASVAVRTFGISRGLMRYVERLVSHDVALRGMATLRERVYTTLADAPTDVVSGLQRGEMLTRTGADVDSVGDIVVRGLLPAAVAAAVGVGTVTLVAWLNPAIGAVLAACLLIAGLVGPLLSMRAARLDELAQAEARSDLSSGAMTMLEGAAELTVSGRLPRARAALAATERRLARAKDAAARPAALAAGIDHLATGIAVLAALVIGIRATVAGTMEPVELAVVVLTPLAAFEGTAMLGPAAIQLVRSAGAAMRVTELLDRAQAPSSARPEPVLAAARVGAAHEEAASEGPHDTAERPGAHATHLEPVLHAEDLAVGWPRAGIVASGLDLDLRPGRSIAVVGPSGIGKTTLLLTLAGLIPPLGGRVLLGDTPVGDLDRATVSDAVVLTAEDAHVFATTVLENLRVARGDVDEEEARELLHRAGLDGWLAGLPDGVGTMLDPEATSISGGERRRLLLARALASHAPLLLLDEPGEHLDPATADRLVGDLLSARDSGRGVLLVTHRLTPLAAADEVVVLGPGGERATVIARGSHAHLLETVPSYRWAVEQELR; this is translated from the coding sequence ATGAGCTCCGTCGTCGCCCTCACCCCCGCCGAGCGGCGCGCGCTGCGCCGGGCGGTCGACCTGCTCGACCTCAACCGGTGGCGGTTCGTCCTCGCCGTCCTCGCCGGGACGGCCGGCCTGGGCAGCGCGGTCGCCCTGTCGGCGACCTCCGCCTGGCTCATCGCCCGCGCCTCGCAGATGCCGCCGGTGCTGGAGCTCGGCGTCGCGTCCGTCGCCGTGCGGACCTTCGGCATCTCCCGTGGCCTCATGCGCTACGTCGAGCGACTCGTCTCCCACGACGTCGCCCTGCGCGGCATGGCCACCCTGCGCGAGCGGGTCTACACCACCCTCGCCGACGCCCCCACCGACGTCGTCTCCGGCCTCCAGCGCGGTGAGATGCTCACCCGCACCGGCGCGGACGTCGACTCCGTGGGCGACATCGTCGTCCGCGGCCTGCTGCCCGCCGCGGTCGCCGCCGCCGTCGGCGTCGGGACCGTCACCCTCGTCGCGTGGCTCAACCCGGCGATCGGTGCCGTCCTCGCGGCCTGTCTGCTGATCGCCGGGCTCGTCGGCCCGCTGCTGAGCATGCGCGCGGCGCGGCTCGACGAGCTCGCCCAGGCCGAGGCGCGCAGCGACCTGTCCTCCGGTGCGATGACGATGCTCGAGGGCGCGGCCGAGCTCACCGTCTCCGGCCGTCTCCCCCGCGCCCGCGCCGCCCTCGCCGCCACCGAGCGACGCCTGGCCCGGGCCAAGGACGCCGCCGCCCGGCCCGCCGCGCTGGCCGCGGGCATCGACCACCTCGCCACCGGCATCGCCGTCCTCGCCGCGCTCGTCATCGGCATCCGGGCCACGGTCGCCGGCACGATGGAGCCGGTCGAGCTCGCCGTCGTCGTCCTCACGCCGCTCGCCGCGTTCGAGGGCACGGCGATGCTGGGCCCCGCCGCGATCCAGCTCGTCCGCTCGGCCGGCGCGGCGATGCGGGTCACCGAGCTGCTCGACCGGGCCCAGGCGCCCTCCTCCGCCCGCCCGGAGCCCGTCCTCGCCGCGGCCCGGGTCGGCGCCGCGCACGAGGAGGCCGCGTCCGAGGGGCCGCACGACACCGCCGAGCGGCCCGGCGCCCACGCGACGCACCTCGAGCCGGTGCTGCACGCCGAGGACCTCGCCGTCGGGTGGCCGCGTGCCGGGATCGTCGCGAGCGGTCTCGACCTGGACCTGCGGCCCGGCCGCAGCATCGCCGTCGTCGGCCCCAGCGGCATCGGCAAGACGACCCTCCTGCTCACGCTCGCGGGGCTCATCCCCCCGCTCGGCGGTCGGGTGCTGCTCGGGGACACGCCCGTCGGTGACCTCGACCGGGCCACCGTGAGCGACGCCGTCGTCCTCACCGCCGAGGACGCGCACGTCTTCGCCACGACCGTGCTGGAGAACCTGCGCGTGGCCCGCGGCGACGTCGACGAGGAGGAGGCACGCGAACTCCTCCACCGCGCCGGCCTCGACGGCTGGCTCGCCGGCCTGCCCGACGGCGTGGGCACCATGCTCGACCCCGAGGCGACGTCGATCTCCGGCGGCGAGCGTCGCCGTCTCCTGCTCGCCCGCGCGCTGGCCAGCCACGCCCCGCTGCTCCTCCTCGACGAGCCGGGCGAGCACCTCGACCCGGCCACCGCGGACCGGCTGGTCGGCGACCTGCTCTCCGCACGCGACTCCGGGCGAGGCGTCCTGCTCGTCACCCACCGCCTCACGCCCCTGGCCGCCGCGGACGAGGTCGTCGTGCTCGGCCCGGGTGGCGAACGGGCTACCGTGATCGCACGAGGCTCCCACGCACACCTGCTCGAGACCGTGCCCTCCTACCGCTGGGCCGTGGAGCAGGAGCTGCGCTGA
- the cydD gene encoding thiol reductant ABC exporter subunit CydD, whose protein sequence is MKPLDPRLLRHARSARRYIALTTVFGIVSAGLVITQALLIANAIAPVIDGDAGWAHAVPLVGWFAVLAVVRVLVTVLQESLAHRAAVDVVAELRAQVLDHAVALGPRAMNEPTELVTLVTRGLDDLEPYFVRYLPQLLLAATLTPATLVVIAGLDVGSAAIVAFTIPLIPVFMWLIGRLTQSFAADKLAAMQRLGAQLLDLLAGLTTLKALGRERGPGLRVRALGEAYNRTTMSTLRVAFLSGAVLEFLASIAVALVAVTIGMRLVYGHVDLTTGLAVLMLAPEAYRPIREVGTQFHNSSDGIAAAEQAFAVLERPLPAHGSVPAPAFGGLVLDDVSVAAPGRDLLAPAGLSARVLPGRVTALVGPSGGGKTTTAMLALGLLRPDRGRVLLLPATPSPATADFRTTADFRATADFRATAEFRANTDADADAVDLATVDPASWHAQVTWVPQRPVLTPGTVAEAVLGPDGEVGEREEAAARATGLAEVLAGLPLGWDTPIGQGGAGLSLGQRQRLALTRALLDPAPLVVLDEPSAHLDAAAEQRVLDVVATLRAEGRAVLVIAHRPRLIDLADDVVEVHNAPAEPHTDADARVGGRA, encoded by the coding sequence ATGAAGCCCCTCGACCCCCGGCTGCTCCGCCACGCGCGCTCGGCTCGCCGGTACATCGCCCTGACGACCGTCTTCGGCATCGTCTCGGCGGGGCTCGTCATCACCCAGGCGCTCCTCATCGCCAACGCGATCGCGCCGGTGATCGACGGCGACGCCGGGTGGGCGCACGCGGTCCCTCTCGTCGGGTGGTTCGCCGTGCTCGCGGTGGTCCGGGTGCTCGTCACGGTGCTCCAGGAGTCCCTCGCCCACCGGGCGGCGGTCGACGTCGTCGCCGAGCTGCGGGCCCAGGTGCTCGACCACGCCGTCGCGCTCGGCCCGCGCGCGATGAACGAGCCGACCGAGCTCGTCACCCTCGTCACCCGCGGCCTGGACGACCTCGAGCCGTACTTCGTGCGCTACCTGCCCCAGCTGCTGCTGGCCGCGACACTCACGCCCGCCACGCTCGTCGTCATCGCCGGCCTCGACGTCGGGTCCGCGGCGATCGTCGCGTTCACCATCCCGCTCATCCCGGTGTTCATGTGGCTCATCGGGCGCCTCACGCAGAGCTTCGCGGCGGACAAGCTCGCCGCCATGCAACGCCTCGGCGCCCAGCTGCTCGACCTGCTCGCCGGGCTGACCACGCTCAAGGCACTCGGCCGCGAGCGCGGCCCCGGACTGCGCGTGCGCGCGCTGGGCGAGGCGTACAACCGCACGACGATGAGCACGCTGCGGGTCGCGTTCCTCTCCGGAGCGGTGCTCGAGTTCCTCGCCTCGATCGCCGTCGCCCTCGTCGCGGTGACGATCGGCATGCGCCTCGTCTACGGGCACGTCGACCTCACGACCGGTCTCGCGGTGCTCATGCTCGCCCCGGAGGCCTACCGCCCGATCCGCGAGGTCGGCACCCAGTTCCACAACTCCTCCGACGGCATCGCGGCCGCGGAGCAGGCCTTCGCCGTGCTCGAGCGCCCGCTGCCCGCCCACGGCTCGGTGCCCGCCCCGGCCTTCGGCGGGCTCGTCCTGGACGACGTCTCGGTCGCGGCCCCCGGCCGTGACCTCCTCGCGCCCGCCGGCCTCAGCGCGCGCGTCCTGCCCGGCCGCGTCACCGCGCTCGTCGGCCCCTCGGGCGGCGGGAAGACGACGACGGCGATGCTCGCACTGGGCCTGCTGCGCCCCGACCGCGGCCGCGTCCTCCTCCTCCCCGCCACCCCCTCCCCCGCGACAGCCGACTTCCGCACGACAGCCGACTTCCGCGCGACAGCCGACTTCCGCGCGACAGCGGAGTTCCGCGCGAACACCGACGCCGACGCCGACGCCGTCGACCTCGCCACCGTCGACCCGGCCTCCTGGCACGCCCAGGTCACCTGGGTCCCCCAGCGTCCCGTGCTCACGCCGGGGACGGTCGCCGAGGCGGTGCTCGGGCCCGACGGCGAGGTCGGCGAGCGCGAGGAGGCAGCCGCCCGCGCCACCGGGCTGGCCGAGGTCCTCGCGGGTCTCCCGCTCGGCTGGGACACCCCCATCGGCCAGGGCGGCGCCGGCCTGTCCCTCGGCCAGCGCCAGCGCCTCGCCCTCACCCGCGCCCTCCTCGACCCGGCCCCGCTCGTCGTCCTCGACGAGCCCTCGGCGCACCTGGACGCCGCGGCCGAGCAGCGCGTGCTCGACGTCGTCGCGACCCTGCGAGCGGAGGGTCGCGCCGTCCTCGTCATCGCGCACCGGCCGCGGCTCATCGACCTCGCCGACGACGTCGTCGAGGTCCACAACGCCCCGGCCGAGCCCCACACCGACGCCGACGCCCGGGTTGGTGGGCGCGCATGA